The following coding sequences are from one Virgibacillus necropolis window:
- a CDS encoding ABC transporter ATP-binding protein gives MNTSYATKDVDSRAVEDENPPLFEVENFSLAFRQFRGGFQETTVEVISKLDLTINEGEIVAVVGASGSGKSLLANAILGVLPENAILNGTLKYKGVNLTPKKQIRLRGKEISLIPQSVNALDPLMKAGKQVQTVIKRKQKKAIQRDIFQKMGLSTRAAKRYPFELSGGMARRVLASTAMVSGARLVIADEPTPGLDEHVLNETINHMKQLAVAGKGIMFITHDIGSALRVADKIVVFYAGQTVEVARVEDFKGKGENLRHPYTKALWNALPQNDFTPIEGSQPPVGNVTLGCVFEGRCSIASELCTKKQPNSRIVNGGIVRCFHA, from the coding sequence ATGAACACTTCATATGCAACAAAAGATGTTGATTCTAGAGCTGTTGAAGATGAAAATCCACCATTATTTGAAGTGGAAAACTTTAGTCTCGCATTTCGACAGTTTCGTGGAGGTTTTCAAGAAACAACAGTAGAGGTTATTAGCAAACTGGACTTAACAATAAATGAGGGTGAGATTGTCGCTGTTGTTGGCGCAAGTGGATCAGGAAAAAGTTTGCTGGCAAATGCAATTTTAGGGGTGCTTCCTGAAAATGCGATACTTAATGGAACACTAAAATATAAGGGGGTAAATCTTACACCCAAAAAGCAAATTCGTCTACGCGGGAAAGAAATTTCTCTAATACCACAATCAGTAAATGCACTAGACCCTTTAATGAAAGCTGGAAAACAAGTACAAACTGTCATAAAAAGAAAACAGAAGAAAGCGATTCAACGTGATATCTTTCAAAAGATGGGTTTGTCAACGAGAGCAGCCAAACGTTACCCCTTTGAACTTTCGGGCGGGATGGCAAGACGAGTTTTAGCCTCAACTGCAATGGTAAGTGGAGCAAGATTAGTGATTGCTGATGAACCTACACCAGGACTGGATGAACATGTATTGAATGAAACAATTAACCATATGAAACAGCTTGCAGTTGCTGGGAAAGGGATTATGTTTATCACCCATGATATTGGATCAGCGTTACGTGTTGCAGATAAAATAGTGGTATTTTATGCAGGCCAAACTGTTGAAGTTGCACGTGTAGAAGACTTTAAAGGTAAAGGTGAGAATCTACGGCACCCATATACAAAAGCACTATGGAATGCATTACCCCAAAATGACTTCACTCCAATCGAAGGCTCCCAACCACCTGTTGGTAATGTCACCCTAGGATGTGTTTTTGAGGGAAGATGTTCAATTGCCTCCGAGTTATGTACCAAAAAGCAGCCGAATTCTCGTATCGTTAACGGGGGAATAGTTAGGTGTTTTCATGCTTGA
- a CDS encoding ABC transporter ATP-binding protein, producing the protein MLEVNGISYRYQNESWLFKQLNITIEPGEVVGLFGPSGSGKSTMAKIIAGYIKPQEGFVKADGEHYFHNKVNPVQLVWQHPEKAINPRWRMKETIIEGEQLDEGLLHTLGIRNEWLTRFPSELSGGELQRFCLARALGPSTRYLIADEMTTMLDALTQAQIWHAVLRLTKERNVGMLAISHDRHLLSRISGRIIDFSDLVHNSSETV; encoded by the coding sequence ATGCTTGAAGTAAATGGAATTAGCTATCGTTATCAAAATGAATCCTGGCTGTTTAAGCAGTTAAACATAACGATTGAACCTGGAGAAGTTGTTGGTCTGTTTGGCCCGAGTGGGTCAGGTAAATCAACGATGGCAAAAATAATTGCTGGATATATCAAACCACAAGAAGGCTTTGTCAAAGCGGACGGAGAGCACTACTTTCATAATAAGGTGAATCCTGTCCAATTGGTTTGGCAACATCCTGAAAAGGCTATAAACCCTCGTTGGCGAATGAAGGAAACAATTATTGAAGGCGAACAATTGGATGAGGGGCTACTTCATACGCTTGGAATTAGAAACGAGTGGTTAACACGCTTTCCAAGTGAATTATCTGGAGGAGAGTTACAACGCTTTTGTCTTGCACGAGCACTTGGACCTTCAACGAGGTACCTGATTGCAGATGAAATGACCACCATGCTGGATGCATTAACACAAGCGCAAATTTGGCATGCTGTTTTAAGGTTAACCAAAGAACGAAATGTAGGTATGCTTGCAATAAGCCATGATCGGCATTTACTGAGCAGGATAAGTGGGCGCATTATAGATTTCAGTGATCTTGTTCATAATAGTAGTGAAACAGTTTAG